In Oncorhynchus kisutch isolate 150728-3 linkage group LG7, Okis_V2, whole genome shotgun sequence, one DNA window encodes the following:
- the LOC109876595 gene encoding protein phosphatase 1K, mitochondrial, translating into MSASALIHLARSGGTQAMRQRGFLQTALVSVLPLQDDLPLQRPLHLGLLRASNTRFDPDSSGKPTTWDSFGIWDNRIDEPINLSPSIKYGKPIPKVSLSKVGCASLIGHRRENEDRFQVSQMTDNILYFAVFDGHGGPEAADFCDKYMEKYIKDLVAEEDNLEVVLTKAFLELDKALARHLHFFPHVVSAGSTATVALLRDGIELVVGSVGDSRAMLCRKAKALKLTSDHTPERKDEKERIKKSGGWVTWNSLGQPHVNGRLAMTRAIGDFDLKSTGVIAEPETKRISLHHVHDSFLALTTDGINFIMNSQEICDVINQCHDPKEAAQRISEQALQYGSEDNSTIIVVPFGAWGKQKNSETSYSFSRSFVSSGRWA; encoded by the exons ATGTCAGCCTCCGCTCTCATCCACCTGGCCCGGTCGGGGGGGACTCAGGCCATGCGACAGAGGGGTTTCCTCCAGACAGCCCTAGTGAGTGTCCTACCCCTGCAGGATGACCTCCCCCTCCAACGGCCTCTCCACCTGGGCCTGCTGCGGGCCAGCAACACGCGCTTCGACCCGGACAGCAGCGGCAAGCCCACCACCTGGGACTCGTTCGGCATCTGGGACAACCGCATAGATGAGCCCATCAACCTGTCACCCTCCATCAAGTACGGCAAGCCCATCCCCAAGGTCAGCCTGTCCAAGGTGGGCTGCGCCTCGCTCATCGGCCACCGGCGGGAGAACGAGGACCGCTTCCAGGTCTCCCAGATGACAGACAATATCCTCTACTTTGCCGTGTTCGACGGCCACGGAGGGCCTGAGGCGGCAGACTTCTGCGACAAGTACATGGAGAAGTACATTAA GGATCTTGTAGCAGAGGAGGACAATCTGGAAGTTGTTCTTACTAAAGCATTCCTTGAACTGGACAAAGCCTTGGCAAGACACCTCCACTTCTTCCCTCATG TGGTGAGCGCTGGCTCCACGGCCACAGTGGCCCTGCTGAGGGACGGTATAGAGCTGGTGGTGGGCAGCGTGGGGGACAGCCGCGCCATGCTCTGCCGCAAGGCCAAGGCCCTCAAACTCACCTCGGACCACACCCCCGAGAGGAAGGACGAGAAGGAGAG aATAAAGAAGAGCGGTGGCTGGGTGACCTGGAACAGTCTGGGGCAGCCCCATGTCAACGGCAGGTTAGCCATGACACGCGCCATCGGGGACTTTGACCTCAAGAGCACCGGGGTGATCGCTGAGCCAGAGACCAAGAGAATATCA CTGCATCACGTCCACGACTCATTCCTGGCGCTGACCACAGATGGCATAAACTTCATCATGAACAGCCAGGAGATCTGTGATGTCATCAACCAGTGCCACGACCCCAAAGAGGCCGCCCAGAGGATCTCAGAGCAG gcGCTCCAGTATGGCTCAGAGGACAACAGCACCATTATCGTGGTTCCCTTCGGAGCCTGGGGGAAACAGAAGAACTCAGAGACCAGCTACTCCTTCAGCCGCAGCTTCGTGTCCAGCGGCCGCTGGGCCTAA